The proteins below come from a single Metarhizium brunneum chromosome 1, complete sequence genomic window:
- the CCP124 gene encoding Coiled-coil domain-containing protein 124, with amino-acid sequence MAGKKGENSKKVAGNARKAEAAAQKAAAADARLEAEESENWQKGSKSNAKKEAEAAKKAEQAAKKAEKDALLKEEEASLGGRAEPKKSKAPAKKSRGLDLSQLDGGAPSTLNASGIDNALDALSLATGSDDAKIDKHPEKRFAAAYAKYEERRLTEMKADGSGVGLRLEQRKQRIRKEFDKSPENPFNQVTIAYNATRDDLDQVKAHEKSKIEKRLGPYAAAVLRFQISFPDTYPKLPPLILFSTDIFHPLITPLTTYMYAKDVQDKGTSSATDQERLPPGAFSLRHGFPQWFGRGQSAEPGSRLASGERLDSSGSDGTGAPPEGVVMSPEPSHASSPDYSQTCKPGMSVYTILKYIRSTFDTPEVLDMVPLEASGNPGAWHAWRAHRRKHGKLADQKPSSGDDSDSDGVRNSYSGKAEEPSLSPTTATRQPGQWNWDGVWEDRVQKGVAASLSEPVLYGGSGVPDEMIHFLAMEETDLESVKDDIRRTLGSAA; translated from the exons ATGGCTGGCAAGAAGGGCGAGAACTCCAAGAAGGTTGCCGGCAACGCTcgcaaggccgaggctgcggcGCAAAAGGCCGCAGCTGCCGATGCCAGATTGGAGGCTGAAGAATCCGAAAACTGGCAGAAGGGGAGTAAGAGCAACGCCAAGAA GGAagccgaggccgccaaaaAGGCTGAACAGGCTGCAAAGAAGGCCGAGAAGGATGCTCTtctcaaggaggaggaagctaGCCTGGGCGGACGAGCCGAACCCAAGAAATCAAAGGCTCCTGCTAAGAAGTCTCGCGGCTTGGACCTCTCCCAACTTGACGGCGGTGCGCCCTCAACACTGAACGCGTCCGGTATCGATAATGCGCTCGATGCCTTGTCGCTGGCGACCGGGTCCGACGatgccaagattgacaagCATCCTGAGAAGAGATTTGCTGCTGCGTATGCCAAGTATGAGGAGCGAAGACTCACCGAGATGAAGGCAGATGGCAGCGGCGTTGGCTTGCGCTTGGAGCAACGCAAGCAGAGGATCAGGAAGGAATTCGACAAGAGCCCTGAGAATCCCTTCAACCAGGTTACTATTGCTTACAATGCCACACGTGACGACCTGGACCAAGTCAAGGCTCATGAAAAGTCCAAGATCGAGAAGCGCCTGG GACCGTACGCGGCGGCCGTTCTACGGTTCCAGATTTCCTTCCCAGACACATACCCGAAGCTTCCGCCCCTGATTCTCTTCTCGACTGACATATTCCATCCACTTATCACCCCCCTTACGACATATATGTACGCAAAGGATGTTCAAGATAAGGGCACTAGCAGTGCTACCGATCAAGAACGACTACCGCCTGGTGCATTCAGCCTGAGGCATGGTTTCCCACAGTGGTTTGGCCGTGGGCAAAGTGCCGAGCCCGGGAGCAGACTGGCTAGCGGCGAAAGACTTGACAGTTCAGGGTCTGACGGGACTGGCGCGCCACCTGAGGGTGTTGTCATGTCGCCGGAGCCATCTCATGCGAGCTCTCCAGACTATAGCCAGACCTGCAAACCAGGCATGTCTGTTTACACTATTTTGAAGTATATCCGCAGCACCTTTGATACCCCAGAAGTTCTTGACATGGTTCCTCTAGAAGCCTCGGGAAATCCTGGAGCATGGCATGCGTGGCGCGCGCACAGGCGGAAACATGGCAAACTCGCAGACCAGAAACCCAGCAGTGGCGATGATTCCGATTCTGATGGTGTCCGAAATAGCTATTCTGGGAAGGCAGAGGAGCCAAGTCTATCGCCCACTACAGCGACTCGGCAGCCTGGTCAGTGGAATTGGGACGGGGTGTGGGAGGACAGAGTGCAAAAGGGAGTTGCGGCTAGTCTTTCTGAACCCGTCTTGTACGGAGGATCAGGCGTGCCTGATGAAATG ATTCACTTCCTCGCAATGGAAGAAACGGATTTGGAGTCTGTGAAGGATGATATTCGTCGTACACTCGGCAGTGCGGCCTAA